Below is a genomic region from Pseudomonas frederiksbergensis.
CGTCTAGGGCTGGTTATCGGGAAAAAGAGTGTGAAGCTCTCCGTTGAGCGCAATCGCCTCAAACGTCTGATGCGCGAATCGTTTCGCCTCCACCAGGATTCTCTGGTTGGTTGGGATATCGTTATCGTCGCGCGCAAAGGTTTGGGCGACGTAGAAAACCCCGAATTGATTCAGCATTTCGGCAAACTCTGGAAACGTCTGGCACGCAGCACGCCGGTACCAGCAGTCAAAACCGAAACTGTAGGGGTAGACAGCACTGATGCGTAAACTGGCGCTCATTCCGATCCAGTTTTATCGCTATGCCATCAGTCCTTTGATGGCCAGCCACTGTCGTTTCTACCCCAGTTGTTCCTGCTACGCGTATGAAGCCATAGAAAATCATGGCCTTCTGCGCGGTGGCTGGCTGACCTTTCGTCGTTTAGGTCGCTGTCATCCGTGGAATCCCGGTGGTTATGACCCGGTTCCATCTATCCCTACCTCCCGTTCTTCTTCGATGGCCGAGTAATCATGGATATTAAACGCACGATCCTGATCGTCGCCCTGGCAATCGTGTCCTACGTTATGGTTCTGAAATGGAACCAGGACTATGGTCAGGCTGCCCTGCCGACTCAGAATGTTGCTGCCAATCAGGCTGCCCCGGCTATTCCGGACACGCCACTTGGTAACAATGCTGCCGCCAGTGCCGATGTACCCAGCGCGAATACCGATATCAGTACCCCTACCGCAATGCCGGTAGTCACCAATAAAGACCTCATCCACGTCAAAACGGATGTGCTCGAACTGGCTATCGATCCTCAAGGTGGTGATATCGCCCAGCTGATGCTGCCGCAGTATCCACGTCGTCAGGACCATCCGGAAATTCCGTTCCAGCTGTTTGATAACGGCGGCGAACGTACTTACCTGGCCCAAAGCGGTCTGACCGGTACCAACGGTCCGGATGCTCGCCCTACCGGTCGTCCGGTTTACTCGACCGAACAGAAGACTTATCAACTGGCTGATGGCCAGAACCAGCTCAACGTTGACCTGAAATTCAGCGACGCTGGCGTCAATTACATCAAGCGCTTCAGCTTTACTCGCGGTCTGTACGATCTGAAAGTCACTTATCTGATCGACAACACCAGCGACAAGGCCTGGACTGGCAACCTGTTTGCCCAGCTCAAGCGTGATGCAAGTGCCGATCCTTCTTCGACCACCGCTACCGGTACTGCCACTTACCTGGGCGCTGCCCTGTGGACAAGTGCAGAGCCGTACAAAAAAGTGTCGATGAAAGATATCGACAAGGCGTCGCTGAAAGAAACCGTTAACGGTGGCTGGGTCGCCTGGCTGCAACACTACTTCGTGACTGCCTGGATTCCAGCCAAGAACGACAGCAACGTAGTGCAGACTCGTAAAGACAGCCAAGGCAACTACATCATCGGTTTCACTGGCCCGGTATTGTCCGTTGCGCCAGGTGCCAAGGCTGAAACCAGCGCTACGCTGTACGCAGGTCCGAAAAGCCAGGCTGTTCTGAAAGAGTTGTCCCCAGGTCTGGAACTGACTGTCGACTATGGCATTCTGTGGTTCATTGCCCAGCCGATCTTCTGGCTGCTGCAACACATCCACGCGATCGTCGGTAACTGGGGTTGGTCGATCATCTTCCTGACCATGCTGATCAAAGGGATCTTCTTCCCGCTGTCGGCTGCCAGCTACAAATCCATGGCGCGCATGCGTGCAGTGGCGCCGAAACTGGCTGCTCTGAAAGAACAACATGGCGATGACCGGCAGAAAATGTCGCAATCCATGATGGAGCTGTACAAGAAAGAGAAGA
It encodes:
- the rnpA gene encoding ribonuclease P protein component; translated protein: MSQDFSREKRLLTPRHFKAVFDSPTGKVPGKNLLLLARTNDLDHPRLGLVIGKKSVKLSVERNRLKRLMRESFRLHQDSLVGWDIVIVARKGLGDVENPELIQHFGKLWKRLARSTPVPAVKTETVGVDSTDA
- the yidD gene encoding membrane protein insertion efficiency factor YidD — translated: MRKLALIPIQFYRYAISPLMASHCRFYPSCSCYAYEAIENHGLLRGGWLTFRRLGRCHPWNPGGYDPVPSIPTSRSSSMAE
- the yidC gene encoding membrane protein insertase YidC, coding for MDIKRTILIVALAIVSYVMVLKWNQDYGQAALPTQNVAANQAAPAIPDTPLGNNAAASADVPSANTDISTPTAMPVVTNKDLIHVKTDVLELAIDPQGGDIAQLMLPQYPRRQDHPEIPFQLFDNGGERTYLAQSGLTGTNGPDARPTGRPVYSTEQKTYQLADGQNQLNVDLKFSDAGVNYIKRFSFTRGLYDLKVTYLIDNTSDKAWTGNLFAQLKRDASADPSSTTATGTATYLGAALWTSAEPYKKVSMKDIDKASLKETVNGGWVAWLQHYFVTAWIPAKNDSNVVQTRKDSQGNYIIGFTGPVLSVAPGAKAETSATLYAGPKSQAVLKELSPGLELTVDYGILWFIAQPIFWLLQHIHAIVGNWGWSIIFLTMLIKGIFFPLSAASYKSMARMRAVAPKLAALKEQHGDDRQKMSQSMMELYKKEKINPLGGCLPILVQMPVFLSLYWVLLESVEMRQAPFMLWITDLSIKDPFFILPIIMGATMFIQQQLNPTPPDPMQAKVMKLMPIIFTFFFLWFPAGLVLYWVVNNCLSITQQWYITRKIEAATKKAAA